One region of Oligoflexus sp. genomic DNA includes:
- a CDS encoding ribonuclease HI family protein: MSLDPVKIYFDGGSRGNPGPAAGAAYSDWQGGQQRVFFLESATNNEAEYHGLLMGIAMAKDLGLTYVHFFGDSKLVVMQVSGEWQAKHPRMDELKQKALEALRGIARWQIGWIRREENAEADRIANEEMDRQLGVIRMPDPEPLPSLAVTETADGKPLRPDILKLNRMGSQAGFGDLMKLKVGGADAWSRASLNLLSESLENHEELCTMFKARLDGDQLSSELPAAAKDKLLLNALRWSARGLQGELALRKVLVDLEIANKMRVKRS; encoded by the coding sequence ATGTCGCTCGATCCCGTGAAAATATATTTTGATGGTGGATCACGTGGAAATCCCGGCCCTGCAGCCGGCGCAGCGTATTCGGACTGGCAAGGTGGCCAACAGCGGGTCTTTTTTTTGGAATCGGCAACCAATAATGAAGCCGAGTACCATGGACTCCTGATGGGCATTGCCATGGCTAAAGACCTGGGTCTGACGTATGTTCATTTTTTTGGTGACAGCAAGCTGGTCGTCATGCAGGTCTCGGGCGAATGGCAGGCCAAACATCCCCGCATGGATGAGTTGAAGCAAAAAGCCTTGGAGGCCCTGCGCGGGATCGCTCGCTGGCAGATCGGCTGGATTCGTCGGGAAGAGAACGCCGAGGCGGATCGCATTGCCAATGAAGAGATGGATCGCCAGCTCGGTGTGATACGCATGCCGGATCCCGAACCGCTTCCATCCCTTGCCGTGACGGAGACAGCGGATGGAAAGCCGCTTCGCCCTGATATTTTAAAGTTGAATCGCATGGGCTCTCAGGCCGGTTTTGGTGATCTGATGAAGCTGAAGGTCGGCGGTGCGGATGCCTGGTCACGGGCCAGCCTGAACCTATTGAGCGAGAGCCTGGAAAACCATGAGGAGCTTTGCACGATGTTCAAGGCCAGGCTTGATGGCGATCAGCTTAGCTCTGAACTGCCCGCGGCTGCGAAAGACAAGCTTCTGCTGAATGCGCTTCGCTGGTCGGCGCGCGGCCTGCAAGGCGAACTGGCCCTGCGCAAGGTGCTGGTCGATCTTGAGATTGCGAATAAGATGAGAGTGAAAAGATCCTGA
- a CDS encoding cyclic nucleotide-binding domain-containing protein, whose amino-acid sequence MEDLSKPFSIPQIDLYRDLDWGAEQLLAIFLFRTFSKEQRRRIWSLGSIQVVKKSAHAVIEGEPSRGLFLILGGQLSVYKRDTLTGDAHRLATLKSGDSFGELSLFDQAPRSATVSADAQSYLFTLEAGLFESFLDREGDATKAQFYKNCATVLSEKFRVLNTDYISSQQLLWKYALRKTKE is encoded by the coding sequence ATGGAAGATCTCTCTAAACCGTTCTCGATACCGCAAATCGACCTCTATCGGGACCTCGATTGGGGCGCCGAGCAGCTGCTTGCGATCTTCCTTTTTCGCACCTTCTCCAAAGAGCAAAGAAGGCGCATCTGGAGCCTTGGCAGTATCCAGGTGGTAAAAAAATCCGCCCATGCCGTGATCGAGGGTGAACCATCCCGCGGTCTTTTCCTTATTCTCGGTGGACAGTTGTCCGTCTATAAGCGCGACACTCTTACCGGCGATGCCCATCGACTCGCCACTTTAAAATCCGGTGACAGCTTCGGTGAATTGAGCCTCTTCGATCAGGCGCCGCGATCGGCGACGGTATCGGCCGATGCGCAGTCCTATCTTTTCACGCTGGAAGCGGGACTTTTTGAAAGCTTCCTGGACCGGGAAGGCGATGCAACCAAAGCCCAGTTCTATAAGAACTGCGCGACCGTCCTCAGTGAAAAATTTCGCGTCCTCAATACGGATTACATAAGCTCGCAGCAGCTTCTTTGGAAATATGCTCTGCGCAAGACCAAGGAATAA
- a CDS encoding molybdopterin-dependent oxidoreductase — MSQSVKRVCNLCEAMCGLTIELSDDQSMTIRGNKADVFSQGAFCPKSQGLKDLWQDPDRVRGPLKKVNGQFQPIAWEKAFQEIADRVNALQKKYGRSSIATYAGNPNTHNFGNLILLPMFLRGIRSHNKFSATSVDQLPHMLASYLMFGHQLLLPIADVDNTRYMLMFGANPAVSNGSLLSSAGLSTKLKAIQHRNGKVVLFDPRYTETASLVSEHYFIKPGTDAFLLAALVKEIFARKMVKPGRLSSMIKGLDQLEPLFKDIDLDQVSSITGVRRDVIEQVAKDLQTYEPALCYSRMGVSTQAYGAVCQWLINLINILTGNFDKKGGVLFTKPAVDVVEFATRAGSRGSFRRRKSRVHQLPEFGGEMPVATLADEILTPGEGQIKALITIAGNPVISTPNGRKLEKALGELELQVAIDFYQNETTALAEYILPPTSSLEHSHYDLIFNALAARNIARFSPAIVKSPEGSYEDWEILLELWARIGYQDGLVDRSKKFLVKKSMQALGMERIVDLGLRIGPYRKTGLSLKKLKESPDGIDLGPLEPTLPQRLYTKDKKIDLCPAPMLEAFQIFRNDPAWKQTQQDEADELYLIGRRNLKSNNSWMHNLPSLARSKNQCYLIMNKDDASRRNIVDGSQVQVSSSVGSIEIPVMLSDRIMPGVVSIPHGWGHDRKQVKLTLARKSPGVSLNDIMDDRQVDLFSGNAILNGQRVRVASLVQ, encoded by the coding sequence ATGTCACAGAGCGTTAAACGGGTGTGTAATCTATGCGAAGCCATGTGCGGCTTGACCATCGAACTGAGCGATGACCAGTCCATGACCATTCGCGGCAATAAGGCTGACGTTTTCAGCCAGGGGGCTTTCTGCCCCAAATCGCAGGGTCTCAAGGACCTTTGGCAGGATCCGGACCGCGTGCGCGGACCTTTGAAAAAAGTAAACGGCCAGTTTCAACCGATCGCCTGGGAAAAGGCCTTCCAGGAGATCGCCGACAGGGTCAATGCCCTGCAAAAAAAGTACGGTCGTTCGTCGATCGCGACCTATGCCGGCAACCCCAATACCCATAATTTTGGGAACCTGATTCTGCTGCCCATGTTTTTACGCGGGATCCGTTCGCACAATAAATTCTCGGCGACTTCGGTCGATCAGCTGCCGCATATGCTCGCGAGTTATCTGATGTTCGGGCATCAGCTGCTCCTGCCGATCGCGGATGTGGACAATACCCGCTACATGCTGATGTTCGGTGCGAATCCGGCCGTTTCCAACGGCAGTCTTCTGTCCTCGGCGGGCCTTTCCACAAAATTGAAAGCCATTCAGCATCGAAATGGAAAGGTCGTGCTCTTCGATCCGCGCTATACCGAGACCGCCTCGCTCGTATCGGAGCACTACTTTATCAAGCCGGGAACGGATGCCTTTTTACTCGCGGCGCTGGTGAAAGAAATCTTTGCCCGCAAGATGGTGAAGCCGGGTCGGCTTTCCTCCATGATCAAAGGCCTGGATCAACTGGAGCCCTTGTTCAAGGACATCGACCTCGATCAGGTCAGCAGCATCACAGGCGTTCGGCGTGATGTGATCGAACAGGTTGCGAAGGATCTTCAGACCTATGAGCCCGCGCTCTGTTACAGCCGCATGGGCGTCTCGACCCAGGCTTACGGAGCCGTGTGCCAGTGGCTGATCAATCTGATCAATATCCTGACCGGGAACTTTGATAAAAAAGGCGGCGTACTTTTCACAAAGCCTGCCGTCGATGTTGTCGAATTCGCCACCCGCGCCGGCAGTCGCGGGAGTTTCCGGCGCCGCAAAAGTCGGGTGCATCAGCTGCCGGAATTCGGCGGCGAGATGCCGGTCGCCACGCTTGCCGACGAAATCCTTACGCCCGGCGAAGGGCAGATCAAGGCCCTGATCACGATCGCGGGCAATCCCGTGATCAGCACACCCAACGGCCGTAAACTGGAAAAGGCTTTGGGTGAACTGGAGCTGCAGGTCGCGATTGATTTCTATCAGAATGAGACAACCGCGTTGGCTGAATATATCCTGCCGCCGACATCCTCGCTGGAGCATAGTCACTACGATTTGATTTTCAATGCTCTCGCTGCGCGCAATATCGCCCGTTTTTCACCCGCCATCGTGAAGTCACCCGAGGGGAGCTACGAGGATTGGGAGATCCTGCTCGAACTCTGGGCACGTATCGGTTATCAGGACGGCCTCGTCGATCGCTCGAAGAAGTTTCTGGTTAAAAAATCCATGCAGGCCCTGGGCATGGAACGCATCGTGGACCTTGGCCTGCGCATCGGGCCCTATCGCAAGACGGGACTGAGCCTGAAAAAGCTGAAGGAAAGCCCCGATGGCATTGACCTCGGGCCTCTGGAACCGACCCTGCCCCAGCGCCTTTACACCAAGGATAAGAAGATTGATCTGTGCCCGGCGCCGATGCTCGAAGCCTTTCAAATCTTCCGTAATGACCCGGCGTGGAAGCAGACTCAACAGGATGAAGCGGACGAGCTGTATTTGATCGGCCGGCGCAATCTGAAGAGCAACAACTCCTGGATGCATAACCTTCCAAGCCTCGCCAGGAGCAAGAACCAGTGCTATCTGATCATGAACAAGGACGACGCCAGCCGCAGGAATATCGTCGATGGCAGTCAGGTCCAGGTCAGCAGTTCGGTGGGCAGCATTGAAATTCCGGTGATGCTGAGCGATCGCATCATGCCCGGCGTCGTGAGCATTCCGCATGGCTGGGGACATGACAGAAAGCAGGTAAAACTCACTCTGGCCCGGAAATCGCCGGGAGTGAGCCTGAACGATATCATGGACGATCGGCAGGTGGATCTTTTCTCAGGAAATGCGATTTTAAATGGCCAGAGGGTGCGCGTAGCCAGCCTTGTCCAATAA
- a CDS encoding alpha/beta hydrolase has protein sequence MPMVKMRDGSSVFVRVLGRGQPVLMLHGFALDSRHWLPLIAPYLNSFRFIMPDFRGHGRSGIGELHRSRVLDTLCHDIDDILDSLQMEKVLLCAYSMGALVGLEYALRRQDRIARYLHIEMSPRFHNAEDWTHGFNPQLIEQAKALVDLWGQKSSDAGGSYRALVQELVRQAFPQRWIMQMVDALPLRLLEPMLPHPEFTYEIFCFLLETDFDVRPRVPEFQIPGLIMSGRHSRYFPWEGSDWLHQNWEQSEHMVFDHSGHGLMYSEPLKFRRGFQCFLNNELQRIHEIRSSRNWLRLRTAG, from the coding sequence ATGCCAATGGTCAAAATGCGGGACGGGAGTTCTGTTTTTGTTCGGGTTCTGGGTCGTGGTCAACCCGTTCTTATGCTCCATGGTTTCGCCCTGGACAGTCGGCACTGGCTTCCTCTGATTGCTCCTTACCTGAATTCCTTTCGCTTCATCATGCCTGATTTTCGTGGACATGGCCGCTCCGGGATCGGTGAACTGCACCGCTCCCGGGTGCTCGATACCCTTTGCCATGACATCGACGATATCCTGGATTCCTTGCAGATGGAGAAAGTTCTGCTCTGTGCCTATTCCATGGGCGCTCTGGTCGGACTGGAATATGCCCTGCGCCGCCAGGATCGGATTGCACGTTACCTGCATATCGAAATGAGCCCGCGCTTTCATAATGCAGAGGACTGGACTCATGGTTTCAACCCGCAGCTGATCGAGCAGGCCAAGGCTCTGGTCGATCTTTGGGGGCAGAAATCGTCTGATGCCGGGGGCTCCTATCGCGCTCTGGTGCAGGAGCTGGTTCGCCAGGCCTTTCCCCAGCGCTGGATCATGCAGATGGTCGATGCGCTGCCGCTTCGGCTCCTGGAACCCATGCTGCCTCACCCTGAATTCACCTATGAAATATTCTGCTTTCTTCTGGAAACCGACTTTGATGTGCGCCCGCGCGTCCCTGAGTTTCAGATTCCTGGGCTGATCATGAGCGGCCGCCATTCCCGTTATTTTCCCTGGGAAGGCTCGGACTGGCTGCATCAGAACTGGGAGCAGAGCGAGCATATGGTCTTCGATCATTCCGGGCATGGGCTCATGTATTCGGAGCCTCTGAAGTTCCGGAGGGGCTTTCAATGTTTTCTGAACAATGAATTGCAGCGTATTCATGAGATCCGTAGCAGTCGCAACTGGCTGCGTCTGCGGACAGCTGGATAA
- a CDS encoding aldehyde dehydrogenase translates to MFDVPSKTLETAPLSMIPTLPESIVETQQLLEIMRRQDQFFATGMTLNEEFRRAQLVKLRKAVEKHEGSLLQAFAKDLRKSGTEAYFAEIGVTLAEIRHALQHLRTWMKPERCPTPMALAPARSEIRREPLGRCLILSPWNYPLLLTITPLVAALAAGNTVVLKPSELAPAMSQAVRELLEDTFPPELVCVLEGGVEMSRLLLDQRWDLICFTGGTEVGRSVAQAAAKHLTPCILELGGKSPCLVSRTADLKVAARRIVWGKYLNAGQTCLAPDYILAEESIHDALVAALRAEIQLRFGPEPLNNPQLPRIINHRHFLRLQKMIAPGTVIHGGRCDAEALLIEPTLVSANDRSSPAMREEIFGPVLPILKVKNLAEAKAFVKAGEKPLALYLFTEERGEQDDILRTISFGGGCINDVLVHAGNPELPFGGVGESGMGAYHGRHGFESFSHRKAVVRNNTFMDLPLRYAPWGRFKDKAFRLFLN, encoded by the coding sequence ATGTTTGACGTCCCAAGCAAAACGCTCGAAACAGCGCCACTCTCCATGATTCCCACGCTGCCGGAAAGCATCGTGGAAACGCAGCAGTTACTGGAGATCATGCGAAGACAGGATCAGTTTTTCGCCACGGGCATGACTCTGAACGAAGAGTTTCGCCGGGCTCAACTTGTGAAACTACGCAAGGCCGTGGAAAAGCACGAAGGCAGTCTTCTGCAGGCCTTCGCCAAGGATCTGAGAAAATCAGGGACAGAGGCTTACTTTGCCGAGATCGGCGTGACCCTGGCCGAGATTCGCCATGCGCTGCAGCATCTGCGGACCTGGATGAAACCGGAGCGCTGCCCAACGCCCATGGCACTGGCTCCGGCGCGTTCGGAGATTCGCCGCGAGCCTTTGGGCCGCTGTTTGATTTTGAGTCCTTGGAATTATCCTTTGCTCCTGACCATCACACCCTTGGTCGCCGCTCTTGCAGCCGGAAATACCGTGGTGCTCAAACCATCCGAACTCGCGCCGGCCATGTCTCAGGCGGTTCGTGAACTTTTGGAAGATACCTTTCCTCCTGAACTCGTATGCGTTCTGGAAGGCGGTGTGGAGATGAGCCGTCTGCTGCTGGATCAGCGCTGGGACCTTATCTGTTTCACCGGAGGTACGGAAGTCGGTCGATCCGTGGCGCAGGCCGCTGCGAAGCATCTGACGCCTTGTATCCTGGAGCTGGGTGGCAAGAGCCCCTGCCTTGTCAGCCGCACTGCGGACCTTAAGGTTGCGGCACGGCGGATCGTTTGGGGAAAATATTTGAACGCAGGTCAGACCTGTCTGGCTCCTGATTATATTCTGGCTGAAGAAAGCATACATGATGCCCTGGTTGCAGCCCTGCGCGCCGAGATTCAGCTGCGCTTCGGCCCCGAACCCTTGAATAATCCGCAGCTGCCGCGCATCATCAATCATCGGCATTTCCTGCGGCTGCAAAAAATGATCGCACCCGGCACGGTGATTCACGGCGGACGCTGCGATGCCGAAGCCCTTTTGATTGAACCGACCCTTGTATCCGCAAACGATCGCAGTTCACCCGCCATGCGCGAAGAAATCTTTGGCCCTGTGCTGCCGATCCTCAAGGTGAAAAACCTCGCGGAGGCCAAGGCCTTCGTCAAGGCCGGTGAAAAGCCTCTGGCCCTTTACCTTTTCACAGAAGAGCGCGGGGAACAGGACGATATCCTCCGCACCATTTCCTTTGGCGGCGGCTGCATCAATGATGTCCTTGTGCATGCCGGCAATCCCGAGCTTCCGTTTGGAGGCGTGGGTGAGAGCGGCATGGGCGCTTATCACGGACGCCATGGTTTTGAATCCTTCTCGCATCGAAAAGCGGTAGTGCGGAATAATACCTTTATGGATCTTCCTCTGCGTTATGCCCCTTGGGGGCGATTCAAGGACAAGGCCTTCCGGCTGTTTCTCAACTGA
- a CDS encoding AraC family transcriptional regulator: MRREDWVAIRYVKSLLATAFGQEHRSSLLARAQIDEALLNDPGAMVTTAQYSRLSRLLMMASRDESFGFTAHGLKPGTFAMMCQTIIHAEELEQAIKTCTRFYRLVTEDFSLHLKRHQDTAVIELRIHEPLKGPAGFFTEAIFAMLMRLFSWLIDKPIVPLRVDFAFGPEDSGHSFERKIPGEVCYRQPCSRLHFPSQLLREVIKHDRIELRELLEKETHRFLTDFRKEDSYSARIRHSLMHDEDVMNKSLEAFARDFGISPSSLRRKLREEGQNFHDLRESIRKQRSLYFLNQTHKSIDAIAAATGYSESSTFHRAFKKWTGLTPQAYRQKPQSRHDMG, translated from the coding sequence ATGCGGCGTGAAGATTGGGTTGCCATTCGCTATGTGAAATCACTTCTGGCCACCGCATTTGGTCAGGAGCATCGTTCCTCGCTTTTAGCCAGGGCTCAGATTGATGAAGCGCTTTTGAATGATCCGGGCGCCATGGTCACCACGGCCCAGTATTCACGCCTCAGCCGCCTTCTCATGATGGCCTCGCGCGATGAAAGTTTCGGCTTTACCGCGCATGGCCTGAAGCCAGGCACCTTCGCCATGATGTGCCAGACCATCATTCATGCCGAAGAGCTGGAGCAGGCGATCAAAACCTGCACGCGCTTTTATCGGCTGGTGACCGAGGATTTCAGTCTTCATCTGAAGCGGCATCAGGATACGGCCGTGATCGAGCTGCGTATCCACGAGCCCTTGAAAGGCCCGGCCGGTTTTTTTACGGAAGCCATCTTTGCGATGCTCATGCGGCTTTTTTCATGGCTTATTGATAAACCGATAGTTCCCCTGCGCGTGGACTTTGCCTTTGGTCCCGAGGACAGCGGCCATTCCTTTGAACGGAAAATACCGGGCGAGGTCTGCTACCGCCAGCCCTGTTCGCGCCTCCATTTCCCCTCGCAGCTACTGCGTGAGGTTATCAAGCATGATCGCATTGAACTGAGGGAGCTTTTGGAAAAGGAAACGCATCGCTTCCTCACCGATTTTCGGAAAGAAGATAGTTATAGTGCCCGCATTCGTCATTCGCTGATGCATGATGAGGACGTCATGAACAAAAGCCTGGAGGCCTTCGCGCGTGATTTCGGCATCAGTCCGTCCTCGCTGCGCAGAAAGCTTCGGGAAGAGGGTCAGAACTTTCACGACCTGCGCGAATCCATTCGCAAGCAAAGATCGCTTTATTTCCTGAATCAAACGCACAAGAGCATCGACGCGATCGCCGCCGCCACAGGCTATTCGGAATCGTCGACCTTTCATCGCGCCTTCAAAAAATGGACGGGACTGACGCCTCAGGCCTATCGGCAGAAACCTCAAAGCCGCCATGACATGGGTTGA
- a CDS encoding acetyl-CoA C-acetyltransferase, which yields MTGHAYIYDAVRTPRGKGKADGKLYEVKPISLLTQQLKALQKRNNLDTSLVSDVVMGCVTPVGEQGMNIAKSAAMLADWNESVAGVTLNRFCASGLEAINLAAAKIASGYEDLVVAGGVESMSRVPMGMDGGAWAQDPETNLHAGFMPQGLGADLIATLEGFNREAVDQFAAHSHAKAARAEKEGHFQKSQVPVVDQNGLVILDRNEMIRPDTNPSTLNQLKASFAKMGDMGFSTVAYQKYPAVERLNHVHTAGNSSGISDGASAVLIGSKKIGDQLGLAPRARILATAAIGSEPTIMLTGPAPATRLALKKAGLDFKDIDLFEVNEAFASVVMKFQKDTGVPFEKININGGAIAMGHPLGATGAILTSSLLDDLERLNLRYGVVTLCIGAGMGIATVFERIG from the coding sequence ATGACTGGACATGCCTATATCTATGATGCCGTACGGACTCCAAGAGGCAAGGGCAAAGCGGATGGGAAGCTTTACGAAGTCAAACCCATCAGTCTTCTGACTCAGCAGCTGAAAGCCCTGCAAAAGCGCAACAATCTTGACACCAGTCTGGTCTCCGATGTGGTGATGGGCTGTGTGACCCCGGTCGGGGAACAGGGGATGAACATCGCGAAGTCTGCAGCAATGCTGGCGGACTGGAATGAATCTGTCGCGGGTGTGACCCTGAATCGTTTCTGTGCATCCGGTTTGGAAGCCATCAATCTGGCCGCCGCCAAGATTGCCTCGGGCTATGAAGATCTGGTTGTGGCCGGTGGCGTGGAATCCATGTCGCGCGTTCCGATGGGCATGGACGGTGGCGCCTGGGCCCAGGATCCTGAGACCAACCTGCACGCAGGATTTATGCCCCAGGGTTTGGGTGCGGATCTGATTGCGACGCTCGAAGGTTTCAACCGTGAAGCGGTGGATCAGTTCGCAGCGCATTCGCATGCGAAAGCAGCTCGCGCGGAAAAGGAAGGCCATTTCCAAAAATCCCAGGTCCCCGTTGTGGATCAAAATGGTCTTGTGATCCTCGATCGCAATGAAATGATCCGTCCTGACACCAATCCTTCCACTCTGAATCAATTGAAAGCCTCGTTCGCAAAAATGGGCGACATGGGCTTCAGCACCGTGGCCTATCAAAAATATCCCGCGGTCGAGCGCCTGAATCATGTGCATACCGCAGGCAATTCCTCGGGTATCAGTGACGGCGCGTCCGCAGTCCTGATCGGCAGCAAGAAGATCGGTGATCAGCTGGGCCTCGCTCCCCGCGCGCGCATTCTGGCCACGGCAGCCATCGGCTCCGAACCGACGATCATGCTCACAGGTCCTGCGCCTGCAACCCGTCTGGCACTGAAAAAAGCCGGCCTCGATTTCAAGGACATCGACCTCTTTGAAGTCAATGAAGCCTTTGCCTCGGTGGTGATGAAATTCCAAAAAGACACCGGCGTTCCCTTTGAAAAAATTAATATCAACGGCGGCGCGATCGCCATGGGCCATCCGCTGGGAGCCACCGGCGCGATTCTGACCAGCAGTCTTCTGGACGATCTGGAACGCCTGAATCTGCGTTACGGTGTGGTCACGCTTTGTATCGGTGCCGGTATGGGCATCGCCACTGTCTTTGAACGAATCGGATGA